A DNA window from Paenibacillus sp. HWE-109 contains the following coding sequences:
- a CDS encoding LysR family transcriptional regulator encodes MLEQLDGRSMKTFITVMEEKSFSKAALKLGYVQSTVTMHIHQLEQTIGQPLFRRLPRGVELTPAGREVAPYAYRYLQLGESLQDKLSGLQEPKGVVRLRALESFCVPHIPRLLPSFFEQYPLIQLQLENGFHRDITQDVSAYRIDLGIVPRDPESRQLTFIPLIRDELIWVGAPALVQRIELEGWEAVANTQVIGFGGRCVYQTMAAQFLADQGQSAFAPMEFESSAMIKQTLMVGMGLALMPLSAVTEELQTGKLKRMPQEKTIPLEHGLIYRAGKELSPAVNACKEHLISCFSGRELRVSG; translated from the coding sequence TTGCTGGAACAGTTGGACGGACGAAGTATGAAAACTTTTATTACCGTGATGGAAGAGAAAAGCTTCAGCAAGGCCGCGCTCAAGCTAGGGTATGTACAATCGACCGTGACCATGCATATCCATCAGTTGGAGCAGACAATCGGTCAACCGCTGTTCAGACGTTTGCCAAGGGGCGTGGAATTAACACCCGCAGGCAGAGAAGTAGCCCCGTATGCTTATCGGTATTTACAGCTTGGAGAATCGCTTCAAGATAAATTAAGCGGCTTGCAGGAGCCCAAGGGCGTGGTTCGCCTCAGAGCGCTCGAATCGTTCTGTGTGCCGCATATTCCGCGGCTGCTGCCGTCTTTTTTTGAACAGTATCCGCTGATTCAGCTGCAGCTGGAGAATGGCTTCCACCGCGACATCACCCAAGATGTATCCGCGTATCGGATTGACCTGGGGATTGTTCCACGCGATCCGGAATCCCGCCAGCTAACCTTCATCCCGTTAATTCGGGATGAATTGATTTGGGTGGGGGCGCCGGCCCTCGTCCAACGAATAGAGCTTGAAGGTTGGGAAGCGGTAGCGAATACCCAAGTCATCGGATTTGGAGGCCGCTGCGTGTATCAAACGATGGCAGCTCAGTTTCTGGCTGACCAAGGGCAATCGGCCTTCGCACCGATGGAATTTGAAAGCTCCGCCATGATTAAACAAACCCTTATGGTGGGTATGGGGCTAGCGTTGATGCCTTTATCGGCTGTTACGGAGGAACTGCAAACGGGTAAGCTTAAAAGGATGCCCCAAGAGAAAACAATTCCTCTGGAGCACGGGCTTATTTACCGCGCAGGCAAGGAATTAAGTCCGGCTGTGAATGCCTGCAAGGAGCATCTCATTTCTTGCTTTTCAGGACGCGAATTGCGTGTAAGTGGTTGA
- a CDS encoding DedA family protein codes for MGELIHSVLVYLEGLGYWGIFLGLMLEVIPNELLLAYAGYLVSKGEINFIGAIICAVVGGTLAQVVLYWIGRYGGRPFLEKYGKYLLISKHHIDVAENWFNRYGTGMIFTARFIPIVRHAISLPGGMAKMPLGKFTLYTALALIPYSFLYVFLGMKLKDNWETIDEIAGPYIKPLIIAAIVLTVLYVGYQFYLKRKGKSA; via the coding sequence ATGGGTGAATTGATTCATAGTGTTTTGGTGTACTTGGAAGGACTCGGGTACTGGGGAATTTTCCTTGGCCTTATGTTGGAAGTCATTCCGAACGAGCTGCTTCTGGCTTATGCCGGTTATCTGGTTTCCAAAGGAGAGATTAACTTCATCGGCGCTATTATCTGTGCCGTTGTCGGGGGTACTTTAGCCCAAGTCGTGCTCTATTGGATTGGTCGCTATGGAGGCCGACCGTTCTTGGAAAAGTACGGCAAATATTTGCTGATCAGCAAGCATCATATTGATGTGGCAGAGAATTGGTTCAACCGGTATGGAACCGGCATGATTTTCACAGCCAGATTTATTCCGATCGTACGTCATGCGATATCGCTTCCGGGCGGTATGGCGAAGATGCCTTTGGGTAAATTTACGCTGTACACGGCTTTAGCACTGATTCCTTATTCTTTCCTCTACGTATTTTTAGGGATGAAACTCAAAGATAATTGGGAAACGATCGACGAGATTGCCGGGCCGTATATTAAACCATTAATTATAGCTGCTATTGTGTTAACTGTTTTATATGTCGGTTATCAGTTTTATTTGAAGCGCAAAGGGAAGTCTGCCTAA
- a CDS encoding thioredoxin family protein produces the protein MSTNLASKLRTGLKPQQFIDGMEKNQEQFLAYYNGFEWESEDDKEYFDSLNNRDDLRCLIVAAEWCGDVVRNVPVVFKALENSGVPVEVLIIEQNYDVIDQFLTGGGRAIPIVVFVDTGGFVLGHWGPRPAKVQAVMNQFKKENPDREAADYNEKIQVARAEMGRQYGEGNGYHAVIVKELRDLIESF, from the coding sequence ATGAGTACGAATCTCGCAAGTAAATTGCGCACGGGCTTGAAGCCGCAACAATTCATTGATGGCATGGAAAAAAATCAAGAGCAATTTTTGGCTTATTACAATGGATTTGAATGGGAAAGCGAAGATGATAAGGAATATTTCGATTCCTTGAACAATCGCGATGATTTGCGCTGCCTCATTGTTGCTGCAGAATGGTGCGGCGACGTTGTTCGCAATGTGCCTGTCGTCTTCAAAGCGCTGGAAAACAGCGGTGTTCCGGTTGAAGTTCTGATCATTGAGCAAAACTATGATGTGATTGACCAGTTCCTGACAGGTGGCGGCCGGGCGATTCCAATCGTTGTGTTTGTGGATACAGGCGGTTTCGTTCTTGGGCACTGGGGACCGCGTCCAGCCAAAGTACAAGCGGTTATGAACCAATTCAAAAAAGAAAATCCAGATCGCGAAGCTGCAGATTATAACGAAAAAATTCAAGTAGCCAGAGCCGAAATGGGCCGTCAATATGGCGAAGGTAACGGATACCATGCTGTTATTGTGAAGGAACTTCGTGATTTAATCGAGTCGTTCTAA
- a CDS encoding MBL fold metallo-hydrolase, whose amino-acid sequence MINIESFVLGPVGTNAYLLSDSETKKGIIIDPGMNPKSLIKRIADLDIVAILLTHAHFDHIGGVDEIRKLKKCPVYIHDLEADWLMNPKKNGSARWPELGVLIETDPAEFALDEGQTLEFLGIKLKVFHTPGHSPGSVSFLYDKHLFGGDVLFKLSVGRTDLPGGDNNTLLDSIQDKLFLLDDDVVVYPGHGAKTTIGFERENNPYV is encoded by the coding sequence ATGATTAATATTGAATCATTTGTATTAGGTCCGGTTGGCACGAATGCTTATCTGCTATCGGATTCAGAAACGAAAAAAGGCATCATTATTGATCCAGGAATGAATCCCAAATCACTGATCAAACGCATTGCTGATTTGGATATCGTAGCCATTCTCCTGACGCATGCGCATTTCGACCACATTGGCGGTGTGGATGAGATTCGCAAGCTGAAGAAGTGCCCCGTTTATATTCATGATTTGGAAGCCGATTGGCTGATGAATCCGAAGAAAAACGGTTCCGCACGCTGGCCCGAGCTCGGGGTTCTGATCGAAACGGATCCCGCGGAATTCGCGCTGGACGAAGGACAAACGCTTGAATTCCTCGGCATTAAGCTCAAGGTATTCCATACCCCCGGCCATTCACCTGGCAGTGTCAGCTTCTTGTACGACAAGCATTTATTCGGCGGGGATGTGCTGTTTAAGCTGTCGGTTGGCCGGACGGATCTTCCAGGCGGCGATAATAACACGCTGCTTGATTCGATCCAGGATAAGCTGTTTTTGCTGGATGATGACGTCGTTGTGTATCCAGGCCATGGCGCCAAAACGACGATTGGTTTCGAACGAGAGAACAATCCATATGTGTAA
- a CDS encoding DUF421 domain-containing protein — translation MEIWETILRSLLAFTLMMLIARILGKTTIAQMTYHDFVASITLGAITANIAFNDKIVIWNLLTATVTFAGIAVLLMVLAMKNRRLRNWVSGKPTVLIQEGKILENNMKKIKITLDTLNQELREKDIFNIQEVQYAVLELNGNISVLRTPESMPVTRKDLNLIMTSKQNFPIELVMDGTIIDANLGQNGLTMDWLNKEIEKKGLIMKDINYAVISSNGNVFFDEYKDYISNPIDRE, via the coding sequence ATGGAAATATGGGAAACAATTTTAAGATCTTTGTTGGCCTTTACCTTGATGATGCTTATCGCGCGAATCTTGGGAAAAACAACAATTGCTCAAATGACATATCATGATTTTGTAGCTTCAATTACATTAGGTGCCATTACCGCTAATATTGCCTTTAACGATAAAATAGTAATTTGGAATCTACTGACAGCAACGGTTACCTTTGCCGGAATTGCTGTTTTGTTGATGGTACTAGCTATGAAAAACCGGAGACTGAGAAACTGGGTTTCTGGAAAACCGACCGTATTAATTCAAGAAGGAAAGATTTTAGAGAACAATATGAAAAAAATTAAGATTACTTTGGATACGTTAAATCAAGAGTTAAGAGAAAAGGATATATTTAATATTCAAGAGGTTCAGTATGCGGTTCTTGAATTGAATGGGAATATCTCTGTGCTGCGAACTCCGGAAAGTATGCCAGTAACGAGGAAAGATTTAAATTTGATCATGACTTCAAAGCAAAATTTTCCAATTGAATTAGTGATGGATGGTACTATCATTGACGCCAATTTGGGACAAAATGGGTTGACAATGGATTGGCTTAATAAAGAAATAGAAAAGAAGGGGCTAATAATGAAAGATATTAATTACGCTGTTATCAGCTCTAATGGGAATGTATTTTTCGACGAATATAAGGACTATATCAGTAATCCAATTGATAGAGAATAA
- a CDS encoding AraC family transcriptional regulator, giving the protein MRISDHIVLWNHVLIRVMDVRRMLLEPGEVMRGYRVPTSAFLYVTSGSAQMYMDGIESRMERFHVLHVGKGLSLDIVAAEQLEYFMVLYKATLPLPSRFELVSLMERENPFQLRYSLSPKFPISWLEKLEHMYQIWQAPSPLDKFKVKTLFYQLLYELLEQLHEQGVDVIRPDLVSQAVYYMEEHYQEPVTLEALADMLECTSRQLLRLFKNQMDTSPIEYLIQLRVNKAKELLIYTDRTLKEISESVGYADSYYFSRIFKKQEGVSPKSFKESYDREWRRNNPFPVSKYSIVAGGLRRYSSNDYENHYHYKREGDSQMYKKTRAWMTTMVVICFTLLLSACSTGGSTATPTATNGVTPLPAASSAPSAAANKEADAPRVIKHAMGETTIKGTPSRVVILTNEGTEALLAVGIKPVGAVMSWIGEPWYDHIKNEMQNVTVVGDELQPNLELIASLKPDLIIGNKVRQEKIYDQLKQIAPTVFAADLVGDWKVNFKLYSEVVNKKDEGEKAMAAFDKRVAEVKAKLGSKAATKVSLARFSATQVRIYQKQTFAGVLLGQLGIARPESQDKDSFIEVMKKENIAKMDGDVLFYFVSEAKGKKDAANVVKEWMNDPLFKNLNVVKANKVIQVDEGIWNSAGGYKAANLLLDELIKYFDVK; this is encoded by the coding sequence ATGAGAATTAGCGACCATATCGTCTTGTGGAATCATGTTCTCATCAGAGTGATGGATGTTCGCCGCATGTTGCTGGAGCCTGGCGAAGTGATGCGCGGATATCGCGTACCGACAAGCGCTTTCCTGTATGTCACGAGCGGCAGTGCCCAGATGTACATGGACGGGATCGAAAGCCGTATGGAGCGATTCCATGTTCTGCATGTAGGTAAGGGGCTCAGTCTCGACATTGTGGCTGCGGAACAGTTGGAATATTTCATGGTGCTGTACAAGGCAACTTTGCCGCTTCCGAGCCGATTTGAACTCGTCAGTTTGATGGAGCGCGAGAATCCGTTCCAGTTGCGCTATAGCTTGTCGCCTAAGTTTCCGATATCTTGGTTGGAGAAGCTGGAGCATATGTATCAAATATGGCAGGCACCCAGTCCGCTCGATAAATTTAAAGTGAAGACGTTATTCTATCAATTGCTTTACGAATTGCTAGAACAGCTGCACGAACAAGGGGTCGACGTCATTCGTCCCGATCTCGTCAGCCAAGCCGTCTATTATATGGAGGAACATTATCAGGAACCAGTGACGCTGGAAGCCTTGGCGGATATGCTGGAATGTACGTCCAGACAACTGCTTCGATTGTTTAAGAATCAAATGGATACTAGTCCAATTGAGTATCTGATCCAGTTGCGGGTCAACAAGGCTAAGGAGCTTCTCATCTATACAGACAGAACGCTGAAAGAGATCTCGGAGAGTGTCGGCTACGCGGACAGTTATTATTTTAGCCGGATATTCAAAAAGCAGGAAGGTGTTTCTCCCAAAAGTTTCAAAGAGTCGTATGATCGGGAATGGCGTCGAAATAATCCATTCCCGGTGTCGAAATATTCCATTGTGGCGGGGGGGCTTAGACGCTATAGTAGTAATGATTATGAGAATCATTATCACTATAAGAGAGAAGGAGATTCACAAATGTATAAGAAGACAAGAGCATGGATGACTACGATGGTCGTCATCTGTTTCACATTACTGTTAAGTGCTTGCTCGACCGGGGGGTCAACGGCAACGCCTACTGCAACCAATGGAGTGACACCGCTCCCGGCCGCTAGCAGCGCTCCATCCGCCGCCGCGAATAAGGAAGCTGATGCTCCGCGGGTCATTAAACACGCGATGGGCGAAACGACGATCAAGGGTACGCCATCTCGAGTCGTGATCCTGACCAATGAGGGGACGGAAGCGCTGCTCGCGGTCGGCATTAAGCCAGTGGGAGCCGTTATGTCCTGGATCGGAGAGCCATGGTACGACCATATCAAGAACGAAATGCAGAATGTAACTGTCGTCGGGGATGAATTGCAGCCGAATCTTGAATTGATTGCCAGTTTGAAACCGGACTTGATTATTGGGAACAAAGTGAGACAGGAGAAAATTTACGATCAATTGAAACAAATTGCACCTACGGTGTTCGCGGCTGATTTGGTCGGGGATTGGAAAGTCAATTTCAAGCTGTACTCAGAGGTGGTAAATAAGAAGGATGAAGGCGAGAAAGCAATGGCTGCTTTCGACAAACGTGTTGCGGAAGTGAAAGCGAAGCTCGGCAGCAAAGCAGCAACGAAAGTTTCACTGGCGCGTTTCTCGGCGACACAGGTGCGCATTTACCAGAAACAAACATTTGCTGGCGTACTGCTGGGCCAACTGGGCATCGCACGTCCCGAGTCGCAGGACAAGGACTCTTTCATTGAGGTTATGAAAAAAGAAAATATCGCTAAAATGGACGGAGATGTCCTGTTCTACTTCGTCTCGGAAGCCAAAGGGAAGAAGGATGCTGCGAATGTGGTGAAAGAATGGATGAATGACCCGTTATTCAAAAACTTAAACGTAGTGAAAGCCAATAAAGTAATTCAGGTAGATGAAGGGATTTGGAACTCCGCAGGCGGATACAAAGCGGCTAACTTGCTCCTGGATGAATTGATCAAGTATTTCGATGTCAAATAA
- a CDS encoding FecCD family ABC transporter permease, with protein sequence MSNNTAALLHTRKSKMIGLTAGAVFLIVLAAASVLLGAHTYGLGDLWMSYKHFDGSNEHLILRTTRVPRVLVAAAVGASLAVAGTVMQVLTRNPLASPSIFGINSGASLFIVIGLVLYGSALTMNTMIWIAFAGALFVSVCVYAIAMRGSWFEPIKLTLAGAAMGAFASSITSGLILINKQSLDTALFWMIGSVSGRSLDHLLSVAPYMAIGLGLAMFLSGSLNIMVLGEESARSLGQRVTLIRLLSSLVVVLLAGSSVSAAGPIAFVGLIVPHLCRSLIGHDHRWLLPCCALSGAVLLVAADLAARFVLMPKEVPVGIATAMLGVPFLIHAARRKQHD encoded by the coding sequence ATGTCAAATAATACGGCAGCTTTGCTGCACACACGCAAAAGCAAGATGATCGGATTGACAGCGGGAGCTGTGTTTCTGATCGTGCTCGCCGCGGCAAGCGTTTTACTAGGGGCGCATACATACGGACTTGGCGATTTGTGGATGAGCTACAAGCATTTCGATGGCTCCAATGAGCATTTGATTCTAAGAACGACCCGGGTGCCGCGGGTTCTGGTCGCAGCTGCCGTAGGCGCCAGTCTCGCAGTAGCGGGCACCGTCATGCAGGTGTTGACGAGAAACCCGCTGGCCTCCCCTTCTATATTTGGCATTAATTCAGGTGCTTCGTTATTCATCGTCATCGGGCTGGTCCTATATGGATCGGCCCTTACGATGAATACGATGATTTGGATCGCTTTCGCCGGTGCGCTGTTCGTCTCGGTCTGCGTCTACGCAATCGCGATGCGGGGCAGCTGGTTCGAGCCGATCAAGCTAACGCTGGCTGGCGCGGCGATGGGAGCTTTTGCTTCGTCGATCACGTCGGGCTTGATTCTGATTAACAAACAGTCGCTGGATACAGCCTTGTTCTGGATGATCGGGTCCGTCTCCGGGAGGAGTTTGGACCATTTGCTGTCGGTAGCCCCCTATATGGCGATTGGCTTAGGCCTAGCGATGTTTTTATCGGGCTCCCTCAACATTATGGTGCTGGGCGAGGAGAGTGCCCGGAGTCTGGGGCAGCGTGTGACGCTCATCCGGCTGCTGTCGTCGCTTGTCGTCGTACTGCTCGCCGGAAGTTCGGTCTCGGCTGCCGGTCCGATCGCATTCGTCGGACTGATCGTTCCGCATCTGTGCCGGTCGCTGATTGGTCATGATCACCGGTGGCTGCTGCCGTGCTGCGCATTAAGCGGAGCCGTGCTGCTCGTAGCGGCGGATCTGGCGGCGCGTTTCGTCCTGATGCCTAAGGAGGTACCCGTCGGTATCGCAACGGCGATGCTGGGCGTACCCTTTCTGATCCATGCAGCAAGGAGGAAGCAGCATGACTAA
- a CDS encoding FecCD family ABC transporter permease, whose product MTNSRSRRSAVIIISLLLVTIVLSMVSLSVGSVNIPLKDVVRSLTGQNLGSSELILMKFRLPRILAAILIGAALAVSGALLQGVIRNPLASPDILGVTGGASAAAVAFMTLFTGFSIHWVPVVAMVGALLAVLINYTLAWKRGVSTYRLVLIGIGLSTAMGALTMFLLISGPAYLAAQVLNWMTGSIYGTSWKYVQIIFPWIAVFIPLSFLYAKELTIQTLGEATAMGLGSRIQGTRVIVLLYSVALAGAAVGVAGMISFLGLMAPHIARKLVGNSYTLIIPVAALTGAILLLLADLAGRMLFMPLDIPAGVFTAGIGAPFFLYLLFKRKPIR is encoded by the coding sequence ATGACTAATTCACGCTCGAGAAGATCGGCTGTGATCATCATCAGTTTACTGCTCGTGACGATCGTGCTTTCCATGGTTAGCCTCTCTGTCGGCAGTGTAAACATCCCGCTAAAGGATGTTGTCCGCTCGTTGACCGGTCAGAACTTGGGCAGCTCAGAGCTGATTCTCATGAAATTCCGGCTTCCGCGAATCCTTGCCGCGATCTTAATCGGTGCGGCGCTGGCCGTATCGGGCGCCTTGCTGCAGGGCGTAATTCGGAACCCGCTCGCTTCACCGGATATTCTGGGTGTCACCGGAGGCGCATCCGCAGCGGCTGTTGCTTTCATGACGCTGTTCACAGGCTTCAGCATTCATTGGGTTCCAGTTGTTGCAATGGTGGGAGCGCTTCTCGCGGTCCTCATCAATTATACCCTCGCCTGGAAGCGGGGGGTATCGACTTACAGACTGGTGCTCATCGGCATTGGACTCTCGACTGCGATGGGGGCGCTCACCATGTTTCTGCTTATCAGCGGTCCGGCTTACTTGGCTGCTCAGGTGTTGAACTGGATGACGGGCAGCATCTACGGGACGAGTTGGAAGTACGTGCAGATCATCTTCCCCTGGATTGCCGTCTTTATCCCGCTCTCCTTCCTATATGCGAAGGAGCTGACGATTCAGACACTAGGCGAAGCGACGGCTATGGGGCTCGGCAGCCGGATTCAGGGTACCCGAGTCATTGTGCTGCTCTACAGCGTAGCACTTGCCGGTGCAGCCGTCGGGGTGGCAGGGATGATCTCGTTCCTCGGCCTTATGGCCCCCCATATCGCTCGCAAGCTCGTAGGCAATTCGTATACGCTCATTATTCCCGTTGCGGCTTTAACCGGCGCGATTCTGCTGCTGTTGGCTGATTTGGCCGGGCGTATGCTGTTTATGCCGCTTGATATACCGGCAGGGGTATTCACAGCAGGGATCGGAGCTCCGTTCTTCCTGTATTTATTATTCAAACGCAAGCCAATTCGTTGA
- a CDS encoding YhgE/Pip domain-containing protein, with the protein MKQAISGFFKQGTTKVGIITAITFQLLFSIIWMTGYAGVSDNTGNLKIAIVNEDQAMGSKIVQNLQANLPFKTEVIASNEQAQQMLDDREVQMVMKIAGDFTKQLQTAGQTVPITYTINESNPSMTKSVMQAVAGNITSTVNKEAVAAGATAVLTQMNPKLPAEQAGQIGQGLATKVTSDIQSTNKVKDMPNQMLPMMLVLASIVGTMIMGMNFSVSTKMLGASVSKGGLLGARIMVTAAAAIVVGLISAIMVVSLGGHVEKGFMALWGFESLFLLTFAFVAQMFLTLFGNAGMLFNIAMLSLQLVSSGAIVPRELLSNFYHSISNAFPATYAVNGAMNILFGGPGATKEVGFLFLIAGIALVVDIAVVFVKKTKAAPVGQQLQKTA; encoded by the coding sequence ATGAAACAAGCAATAAGCGGATTTTTCAAACAAGGAACGACGAAGGTTGGTATCATCACAGCCATTACATTTCAACTGTTATTCAGCATTATTTGGATGACAGGGTACGCAGGCGTATCGGATAATACAGGCAATTTAAAGATTGCGATCGTGAATGAGGATCAGGCGATGGGCAGTAAAATCGTTCAGAATCTTCAAGCCAATCTGCCTTTCAAAACGGAAGTTATCGCTTCCAATGAACAAGCGCAACAGATGCTCGACGATCGAGAAGTCCAAATGGTGATGAAAATCGCGGGTGATTTTACGAAACAATTGCAAACGGCAGGGCAAACGGTGCCCATTACGTATACGATTAATGAATCAAACCCGTCGATGACGAAGTCCGTCATGCAAGCCGTAGCAGGTAATATCACATCAACCGTCAATAAAGAAGCTGTGGCAGCAGGTGCAACGGCCGTGCTTACCCAGATGAATCCGAAACTGCCGGCTGAGCAAGCGGGACAAATCGGTCAAGGATTGGCGACCAAAGTAACCTCCGATATTCAAAGTACGAATAAAGTCAAGGATATGCCGAATCAAATGCTGCCGATGATGCTCGTGCTGGCTTCCATCGTTGGGACGATGATCATGGGAATGAACTTTAGCGTGTCAACTAAAATGCTCGGTGCCTCTGTTTCTAAAGGCGGTCTGCTAGGCGCTCGTATCATGGTGACTGCCGCTGCGGCAATTGTTGTGGGTCTCATTAGTGCGATTATGGTTGTTTCCTTAGGCGGGCATGTGGAGAAAGGCTTTATGGCGTTATGGGGGTTCGAATCTCTGTTTCTATTAACCTTTGCATTCGTTGCACAAATGTTTTTGACTTTGTTTGGGAACGCAGGTATGCTATTTAACATCGCGATGTTATCCTTGCAATTGGTCTCATCAGGGGCGATTGTCCCGCGTGAGCTTTTATCAAATTTCTATCATTCAATCAGCAACGCATTCCCTGCAACTTATGCCGTTAATGGCGCTATGAACATTTTGTTTGGCGGTCCCGGTGCAACCAAAGAAGTTGGGTTCCTTTTCCTCATCGCAGGAATTGCACTTGTCGTGGATATTGCCGTTGTCTTTGTGAAAAAGACGAAAGCCGCGCCTGTCGGGCAACAGCTTCAAAAAACTGCGTAA
- a CDS encoding TetR/AcrR family transcriptional regulator yields the protein MVDQELDMKMKILLAAKKLFAKNGYDATSVRQICEEAGANVALVSYYFGGKESVFHEIFKQFFPNDKLNALFDIEDPLIGINSIISEVIVIRNQDPQLIAMMQMEIITITTRVDHMREIVYPIWKKLRDFLDKGRNDGIFKFDSLDSTLMFVLGSIFFYKQREFFELMFTEERPDMDTLIRQTSAYVLNGLGYQSKGAGSENG from the coding sequence GTGGTTGATCAAGAGTTAGATATGAAAATGAAAATTCTTCTGGCAGCGAAAAAGCTGTTCGCCAAGAATGGTTATGACGCAACCAGTGTCCGTCAAATATGTGAGGAGGCCGGGGCCAATGTGGCTCTGGTTTCCTATTATTTTGGGGGAAAAGAGAGCGTTTTCCATGAGATTTTCAAACAATTTTTCCCCAATGACAAATTGAATGCTTTATTTGATATTGAAGATCCTTTGATTGGCATTAATTCGATCATATCAGAAGTTATCGTGATCAGAAATCAGGACCCTCAATTAATTGCAATGATGCAGATGGAGATTATTACGATTACCACGCGGGTGGATCATATGAGGGAAATTGTGTATCCCATTTGGAAAAAACTCAGAGATTTTCTCGATAAAGGTCGGAATGACGGGATTTTCAAGTTCGATTCTCTCGATAGCACGCTGATGTTTGTGTTGGGATCGATCTTTTTCTACAAGCAGCGGGAGTTTTTTGAACTGATGTTTACGGAGGAGCGGCCTGATATGGACACGCTTATTCGACAGACCTCAGCCTATGTGCTGAATGGCTTGGGTTATCAAAGTAAAGGAGCTGGAAGTGAGAATGGATAA
- a CDS encoding PfkB family carbohydrate kinase, which translates to MDKRYIVCLGELLIDFVPEVNGQALADVTSFQRAAGGAPANVAAAVAKLGGDARFIGKIGRDPFGDFLVRTLDEVGVHTAVVQTDEAKTGLAFVSLRADGERDFLFFRDPAADMLLRADEVQSQWLEDAAVYHFGSVSLIAEPCRTATLDAARRAKDLGALVSYDPNVRLALWPSADAARAEILAQLPLADVVKVSEEEIEFLLGVDATTGAQQLLQQGPKVVIITLGAKGCRVVTARQDVVIPGTPVAAVDTTGAGDSFVGGMLYQLASLGVTQRTIVDALAEPGAAERVFAFANRVGAITTTRRGAIPALPTLAEVQ; encoded by the coding sequence ATGGATAAACGTTATATCGTCTGTTTAGGGGAATTATTGATTGATTTTGTACCGGAAGTGAATGGGCAAGCCTTGGCGGATGTGACCAGCTTCCAGCGGGCGGCGGGCGGAGCGCCGGCCAATGTGGCTGCGGCGGTCGCCAAGCTCGGCGGCGACGCCAGGTTTATTGGCAAAATCGGCCGCGACCCGTTCGGCGATTTCCTCGTGCGCACGCTTGACGAAGTCGGCGTGCACACGGCTGTTGTGCAGACCGACGAGGCGAAGACCGGTCTGGCGTTTGTATCGCTGCGCGCGGACGGTGAGCGCGATTTCTTGTTTTTCCGCGACCCGGCGGCGGACATGCTGCTGCGCGCAGACGAAGTCCAGTCGCAGTGGCTGGAAGACGCAGCGGTCTATCACTTCGGCTCGGTATCGCTGATCGCCGAGCCTTGTCGTACGGCTACGCTCGACGCGGCTCGCCGGGCCAAAGATCTTGGCGCATTGGTGTCGTATGACCCCAATGTGCGCCTTGCGCTGTGGCCGAGCGCTGACGCAGCGCGGGCCGAGATCCTTGCGCAGCTTCCGCTTGCGGATGTGGTCAAGGTCAGCGAGGAGGAGATTGAATTCCTCCTCGGCGTGGACGCGACCACAGGTGCGCAGCAGCTGCTGCAGCAGGGGCCTAAAGTGGTGATCATCACTTTAGGTGCTAAGGGCTGCCGTGTCGTGACCGCACGGCAGGATGTGGTAATCCCCGGCACGCCTGTGGCAGCCGTGGATACAACCGGCGCCGGCGACAGCTTCGTCGGCGGCATGCTCTACCAGTTGGCGTCGCTGGGCGTGACGCAGAGAACGATCGTTGACGCGCTGGCGGAGCCTGGCGCGGCGGAGCGTGTTTTCGCCTTCGCCAACCGTGTCGGCGCGATCACGACCACCCGCCGGGGAGCGATTCCTGCACTGCCAACGCTTGCTGAAGTGCAGTAA